One genomic segment of Vicia villosa cultivar HV-30 ecotype Madison, WI unplaced genomic scaffold, Vvil1.0 ctg.001190F_1_1, whole genome shotgun sequence includes these proteins:
- the LOC131633926 gene encoding protein ALWAYS EARLY 2-like isoform X3 — MAPPRKSRSVNKRFTNTNDISPEKDGVGSSKNKHRKKKLSNKLGSQWSKEELEQFYEAYRKYGTDWKKVAAAVRNRSIEMVEALYNMNRAYLSLPEGMASVVGLIAMMTDHYNVLEESDSEKESNDAPGSRKPVKRKREKVQLSVSKDPVQSQSVTSSDGCLSLLKKRRIDGIQPRAVGKRTPRVPVYHSYKKDDRENFVSPNKRSLKSTADANDDEVEHVALTLTRASQRGDSPRSQTPHRRAGQKSSVVQSREKMQQVSQTTRAKYHNVPVDEEFVEGSLESRGAENGEYARDTSSLIDMEGTSTAGVLLKKGKFYRKKEKVENIGNDQLDDGGEACSGTEEGLSFRSLKENKLEGTNERLEQFSPTSQRKKSQKLFFGDEIHALNALQTLADLSLMMPTSKAESESPVQLKGERKTVVKDDKSALPEATSTSHKRNKVRLRGVSVADTSTSKKSKLGKDIANDTNALSESKEQIPFADKTWKRKHKSTLSKVADDGNKTAIKGKHADQVFASPKQLKMVKPSEVVSRGDQKGLAISTAEIPLLNEISSPIKQRSRRKMIFQRPSMPKEKSFENILKSQPNNYSTQKEKLSSCLSSSLVRRWFTFEWFYSALDYPWFAKREFVEYLNHVGLGNIPRLTRVEWSVIKSSLGKPRRFSEHFLHEERQKLEQYRESVRKHYSELRTGVRDGLPTDLARPLYVGQRVIAIHPKTREIHDGSVLTVDHDKCRIQFDRPELGVEFIMDIDCMPLNTLDNMPEALRRQIGARKASFITKEPQINGNSSVGGCEMHSSPVKVHLSSSASVKQGKADANHVTSQTNIDNLCAQAACAQPSQVMQHQAKEADIHALSELKRALDKKETVLIELRNANNGILENQNGIECLKDPEGFKKHYATVSDTMLQLRQRNTYTDNSFPPWMKPKADFEVHDDLPSVLDNSMTQESRSTVIEIVKGSRLRAHAMLDAAFQAWSQATKEGKDAITKIGQALDSIDYQQLSSKYRLPVIRSQDQVNGSFYQHNQSTCKVSEPLLNDASGPKLHKDSDEVDFEIPSELITSCVATLTMIQSCTERQYPPADVARILDSAVTSLQPCDPRNLPIYREIQMCMGRIKTQILALIPT, encoded by the exons ATGGCACCACCAAGGAAATCTAGAAGTGTGAATAAGCGGTTTACAAATACAAATGATATTTCTCCCGAGAAAGATGGAGTTGGATCAAGTAAAAACAAGCACAGG AAGAAGAAATTGTCTAATAAATTAGGATCTCAGTGGAGCAAGGAGGAACTTGAGCAATTCTATGAAGCATACAGAAAGTATGGGACAGATTGGAAGAAG GTGGCTGCTGCTGTACGTAATAGATCCATTGAAATGGTGGAAGCTCTTTACAATATGAATCGG GCATACCTATCTCTACCAGAGGGCATGGCTTCTGTTGTGGGCCTCATTGCAATGATGACAGATCATTATAATGTCCTG GAAGAGAGTGATAGTGAAAAGGAGAGCAATGATGCACCAGGATCTCGAAAACCTGTGAAACGGAAGCGTGAAAAAGTTCAGCTTAGTGTTTCAAAGGATCCTGTCCAGTCTCAGTCTGTAACTTCCAGTGATGGTTGCCTCTCTCTACTGAAGAAAAGGCGCATTGATG GTATCCAGCCTCGTGCAGTTGGGAAGAGGACACCCCGAGTTCCAGTTTACCACTCTTACAAGAAAGATGATAGGGAGAATTTTGTTTCACCTAATAAAAGAAGTTTGAAGTCCACTGCTGATGCTAATGATGACGAAGTTGAACATGTAGCTTTGACATTAACCAGGGCTTCACAAAGAGGAGACTCTCCCCGTTCTCAAACACCACATAGGAGAGCAGGGCAGAAGTCCTCTGTTGTTCAGAGCCGGGAAAAAATG CAGCAAGTATCACAAACGACTCGTGCTAAGTACCACAATGTTCCCGTGGATGAAGAGTTTGTGGAAGGTAGTCTAGAAAGCAGGGGAGCTGAAAATGGAGAATATGCTAGAGATACTAGTTCCTTGATAGATATGGAAGGAACGAGCACCGCTGGAGTTCTTCTGAagaaaggaaaattttatagaaaaaaagagaaagtgGAAAATATTGGAAATGATCAGCTTGATGATGGAGGAGAAGCATGCAGCGGCACTGAAGAAGGACTTAGTTTTAGGTctttgaaagaaaataaattggAGGGTACTAATGAAAGGCTTGAGCAATTCTCTCCAACAAGTCAGCGGAAAAAAAGCCAAAAGCTCTTTTTTGGAG ATGAAATCCACGCCTTGAATGCTTTGCAAACTTTGGCCGATCTATCTCTAATGATGCCGACATCTAAAGCAGAATCTG AATCACCTGTCCAGTTGAAGGGAGAAAGAAAGACTGTTGTTAAAGATGATAAGTCTGCTTTACCTGAAGCAACTTCAACAAGTCATAAGAGAAATAAAGTTAGACTCCGTGGGGTCTCTGTAGCCGACACTTCAACGTCCAAAAAATCTAAACTCGGAAAGGATATAGCAAATGATACCAATGCTCTTTCTGAATCAAAAGAGCAGATTCCGTTTGCTGATAAAACATGGAAAAGAAAGCACAAGTCCACTCTTTCAAAG GTTGCGGATGACGGGAACAAAACGGCGATTAAAGGAAAACACGCTGATCAGGTTTTTGCCTCACCAAAACAATTGAAGATGGTCAAACCATCAGAAGTTGTCTCGCGTGGTGATCAGAAAGGTTTAGCAATATCAACCGCTGAAATTCCACTTTTGAATGAAATTAGTTCACCAATCAAACAAAGAAGTAGACGCAAGATGATTTTTCAGAGACCATCCATGCCAAAAGAGAAGTCTTTTGAGAATATATTGAAAAGCCAACCTAATAATTACTCTACCCAAAAG GAAAAGCTTTCCAGTTGCCTGTCATCTTCTTTGGTTCGCAGATGGTTTACTTTTGAATGGTTTTATAGTGCACTTGATTATCCATGGTTTGCCAAAAGAGAATTTGTGGAGTACTTAAACCATGTGGGGCTGGGGAATATCCCAAGGCTAACTCGTGTTGAGTGGAGTGTCATAAAAAG TTCCCTTGGCAAACCACGCAGGTTTTCTGAACATTTTTTACATGAAGAAAGACAAAAACTTGAACAGTATCGAGAATCAGTGAGGAAACATTATTCTGAGCTGCGGACTGGTGTCAGAGATGGACTTCCGACAGATTTAGCGAGACCATTATATGTTGGACAACGAGTAATTGCCATTCACCCCAAAACAAGAGAGATTCATGATGGTAGTGTGCTTACTGTTGACCATGACAAGTGCAGGATTCAGTTCGACCGTCCTGAGTTAGGAGTTGAATTCATCATG GACATCGATTGCATGCCTTTGAATACATTAGATAATATGCCAGAAGCTTTGAGGAGGCAGATTGGTGCCAGAAAAGCCTCTTTTATAACTAAAGAACCACAGATTAATGGAAATTCAAGTGTTGGGGGATGTGAAATGCATTCCTCACCTGTGAAGGTACATCTCTCTTCAAGTGCTTCAGTAAAGCAAGGAAAG GCGGATGCTAACCATGTCACTTCCCAGACCAATATTGATAACCTCTGCGCTCAAGCTGCTTGTGCTCAACCGTCTCAAGTGATGCAACATCAAGCTAAAGAAGCTGATATACATGCACTTTCTGAACTAAAGCGTGCTCTAGATAAAAAG GAGACAGTGCTAATAGAACTTCGAAATGCAAATAATGGCATATTGGAAAACCAAAATGGTATAGAATGTTTAAAAGATCCCGAAGGTTTCAAGAAGCATTATGCCACG GTTTCTGATACCATGCTTCAATTGAGGCAACGCAACACCTACACGGACAACTCTTTCCCACCATGGATGAAGCCCAAAGCTGATTTTGAAGTTCATGATGATCTTCCTAGTGTGTTGGATAATTCTATGACACAAGAGTCTAGGTCAACTGTCATTGAAATTGTTAAAGGATCTAGGCTACGGGCACATGCAATGCTGGATGCTGCATTTCAG GCATGGTCTCAAGCCACAAAGGAAGGTAAAGATGCTATTACGAAGATTGGACAGGCATTGGATTCTATTGATTATCAACAGTTATCCTCTAAGTACAGGTTGCCTGTGATAAGGTCTCAAGATCAAGTGAATGGCAGTTTTTATCAGCATAATCAATCAACTTGCAAAGTATCTGAACCTTTACTTAATGATGCATCTGGTCCCAAACTGCataaagattctgacgaagttgattttgaaatacCGTCAGAGCTCATCACTTCATGTGTTGCTACATTAACCATGATACAG AGTTGTACAGAACGGCAATACCCTCCAGCAGATGTGGCTCGAATATTAGATTCTGCTGTTACCAGCTTGCAACCATGCGATCCTCGAAACCTTCCTATTTACAGAGAAATTCAAATGTGCATGGGAAGAATTAAGACCCAGATTTTAGCTCTCATCCCTACTTAG
- the LOC131633926 gene encoding protein ALWAYS EARLY 3-like isoform X2: protein MAPPRKSRSVNKRFTNTNDISPEKDGVGSSKNKHRKKKLSNKLGSQWSKEELEQFYEAYRKYGTDWKKVAAAVRNRSIEMVEALYNMNRAYLSLPEGMASVVGLIAMMTDHYNVLEESDSEKESNDAPGSRKPVKRKREKVQLSVSKDPVQSQSVTSSDGCLSLLKKRRIDGIQPRAVGKRTPRVPVYHSYKKDDRENFVSPNKRSLKSTADANDDEVEHVALTLTRASQRGDSPRSQTPHRRAGQKSSVVQSREKMQVSQTTRAKYHNVPVDEEFVEGSLESRGAENGEYARDTSSLIDMEGTSTAGVLLKKGKFYRKKEKVENIGNDQLDDGGEACSGTEEGLSFRSLKENKLEGTNERLEQFSPTSQRKKSQKLFFGDEIHALNALQTLADLSLMMPTSKAESESPVQLKGERKTVVKDDKSALPEATSTSHKRNKVRLRGVSVADTSTSKKSKLGKDIANDTNALSESKEQIPFADKTWKRKHKSTLSKVADDGNKTAIKGKHADQVFASPKQLKMVKPSEVVSRGDQKGLAISTAEIPLLNEISSPIKQRSRRKMIFQRPSMPKEKSFENILKSQPNNYSTQKEKLSSCLSSSLVRRWFTFEWFYSALDYPWFAKREFVEYLNHVGLGNIPRLTRVEWSVIKSSLGKPRRFSEHFLHEERQKLEQYRESVRKHYSELRTGVRDGLPTDLARPLYVGQRVIAIHPKTREIHDGSVLTVDHDKCRIQFDRPELGVEFIMDIDCMPLNTLDNMPEALRRQIGARKASFITKEPQINGNSSVGGCEMHSSPVKVHLSSSASVKQGKADANHVTSQTNIDNLCAQAACAQPSQVMQHQAKEADIHALSELKRALDKKETVLIELRNANNGILENQNGIECLKDPEGFKKHYATVLVELKEASGQVSDTMLQLRQRNTYTDNSFPPWMKPKADFEVHDDLPSVLDNSMTQESRSTVIEIVKGSRLRAHAMLDAAFQAWSQATKEGKDAITKIGQALDSIDYQQLSSKYRLPVIRSQDQVNGSFYQHNQSTCKVSEPLLNDASGPKLHKDSDEVDFEIPSELITSCVATLTMIQSCTERQYPPADVARILDSAVTSLQPCDPRNLPIYREIQMCMGRIKTQILALIPT from the exons ATGGCACCACCAAGGAAATCTAGAAGTGTGAATAAGCGGTTTACAAATACAAATGATATTTCTCCCGAGAAAGATGGAGTTGGATCAAGTAAAAACAAGCACAGG AAGAAGAAATTGTCTAATAAATTAGGATCTCAGTGGAGCAAGGAGGAACTTGAGCAATTCTATGAAGCATACAGAAAGTATGGGACAGATTGGAAGAAG GTGGCTGCTGCTGTACGTAATAGATCCATTGAAATGGTGGAAGCTCTTTACAATATGAATCGG GCATACCTATCTCTACCAGAGGGCATGGCTTCTGTTGTGGGCCTCATTGCAATGATGACAGATCATTATAATGTCCTG GAAGAGAGTGATAGTGAAAAGGAGAGCAATGATGCACCAGGATCTCGAAAACCTGTGAAACGGAAGCGTGAAAAAGTTCAGCTTAGTGTTTCAAAGGATCCTGTCCAGTCTCAGTCTGTAACTTCCAGTGATGGTTGCCTCTCTCTACTGAAGAAAAGGCGCATTGATG GTATCCAGCCTCGTGCAGTTGGGAAGAGGACACCCCGAGTTCCAGTTTACCACTCTTACAAGAAAGATGATAGGGAGAATTTTGTTTCACCTAATAAAAGAAGTTTGAAGTCCACTGCTGATGCTAATGATGACGAAGTTGAACATGTAGCTTTGACATTAACCAGGGCTTCACAAAGAGGAGACTCTCCCCGTTCTCAAACACCACATAGGAGAGCAGGGCAGAAGTCCTCTGTTGTTCAGAGCCGGGAAAAAATG CAAGTATCACAAACGACTCGTGCTAAGTACCACAATGTTCCCGTGGATGAAGAGTTTGTGGAAGGTAGTCTAGAAAGCAGGGGAGCTGAAAATGGAGAATATGCTAGAGATACTAGTTCCTTGATAGATATGGAAGGAACGAGCACCGCTGGAGTTCTTCTGAagaaaggaaaattttatagaaaaaaagagaaagtgGAAAATATTGGAAATGATCAGCTTGATGATGGAGGAGAAGCATGCAGCGGCACTGAAGAAGGACTTAGTTTTAGGTctttgaaagaaaataaattggAGGGTACTAATGAAAGGCTTGAGCAATTCTCTCCAACAAGTCAGCGGAAAAAAAGCCAAAAGCTCTTTTTTGGAG ATGAAATCCACGCCTTGAATGCTTTGCAAACTTTGGCCGATCTATCTCTAATGATGCCGACATCTAAAGCAGAATCTG AATCACCTGTCCAGTTGAAGGGAGAAAGAAAGACTGTTGTTAAAGATGATAAGTCTGCTTTACCTGAAGCAACTTCAACAAGTCATAAGAGAAATAAAGTTAGACTCCGTGGGGTCTCTGTAGCCGACACTTCAACGTCCAAAAAATCTAAACTCGGAAAGGATATAGCAAATGATACCAATGCTCTTTCTGAATCAAAAGAGCAGATTCCGTTTGCTGATAAAACATGGAAAAGAAAGCACAAGTCCACTCTTTCAAAG GTTGCGGATGACGGGAACAAAACGGCGATTAAAGGAAAACACGCTGATCAGGTTTTTGCCTCACCAAAACAATTGAAGATGGTCAAACCATCAGAAGTTGTCTCGCGTGGTGATCAGAAAGGTTTAGCAATATCAACCGCTGAAATTCCACTTTTGAATGAAATTAGTTCACCAATCAAACAAAGAAGTAGACGCAAGATGATTTTTCAGAGACCATCCATGCCAAAAGAGAAGTCTTTTGAGAATATATTGAAAAGCCAACCTAATAATTACTCTACCCAAAAG GAAAAGCTTTCCAGTTGCCTGTCATCTTCTTTGGTTCGCAGATGGTTTACTTTTGAATGGTTTTATAGTGCACTTGATTATCCATGGTTTGCCAAAAGAGAATTTGTGGAGTACTTAAACCATGTGGGGCTGGGGAATATCCCAAGGCTAACTCGTGTTGAGTGGAGTGTCATAAAAAG TTCCCTTGGCAAACCACGCAGGTTTTCTGAACATTTTTTACATGAAGAAAGACAAAAACTTGAACAGTATCGAGAATCAGTGAGGAAACATTATTCTGAGCTGCGGACTGGTGTCAGAGATGGACTTCCGACAGATTTAGCGAGACCATTATATGTTGGACAACGAGTAATTGCCATTCACCCCAAAACAAGAGAGATTCATGATGGTAGTGTGCTTACTGTTGACCATGACAAGTGCAGGATTCAGTTCGACCGTCCTGAGTTAGGAGTTGAATTCATCATG GACATCGATTGCATGCCTTTGAATACATTAGATAATATGCCAGAAGCTTTGAGGAGGCAGATTGGTGCCAGAAAAGCCTCTTTTATAACTAAAGAACCACAGATTAATGGAAATTCAAGTGTTGGGGGATGTGAAATGCATTCCTCACCTGTGAAGGTACATCTCTCTTCAAGTGCTTCAGTAAAGCAAGGAAAG GCGGATGCTAACCATGTCACTTCCCAGACCAATATTGATAACCTCTGCGCTCAAGCTGCTTGTGCTCAACCGTCTCAAGTGATGCAACATCAAGCTAAAGAAGCTGATATACATGCACTTTCTGAACTAAAGCGTGCTCTAGATAAAAAG GAGACAGTGCTAATAGAACTTCGAAATGCAAATAATGGCATATTGGAAAACCAAAATGGTATAGAATGTTTAAAAGATCCCGAAGGTTTCAAGAAGCATTATGCCACGGTACTTGTAGAGCTAAAGGAAGCCAGTGGACAG GTTTCTGATACCATGCTTCAATTGAGGCAACGCAACACCTACACGGACAACTCTTTCCCACCATGGATGAAGCCCAAAGCTGATTTTGAAGTTCATGATGATCTTCCTAGTGTGTTGGATAATTCTATGACACAAGAGTCTAGGTCAACTGTCATTGAAATTGTTAAAGGATCTAGGCTACGGGCACATGCAATGCTGGATGCTGCATTTCAG GCATGGTCTCAAGCCACAAAGGAAGGTAAAGATGCTATTACGAAGATTGGACAGGCATTGGATTCTATTGATTATCAACAGTTATCCTCTAAGTACAGGTTGCCTGTGATAAGGTCTCAAGATCAAGTGAATGGCAGTTTTTATCAGCATAATCAATCAACTTGCAAAGTATCTGAACCTTTACTTAATGATGCATCTGGTCCCAAACTGCataaagattctgacgaagttgattttgaaatacCGTCAGAGCTCATCACTTCATGTGTTGCTACATTAACCATGATACAG AGTTGTACAGAACGGCAATACCCTCCAGCAGATGTGGCTCGAATATTAGATTCTGCTGTTACCAGCTTGCAACCATGCGATCCTCGAAACCTTCCTATTTACAGAGAAATTCAAATGTGCATGGGAAGAATTAAGACCCAGATTTTAGCTCTCATCCCTACTTAG
- the LOC131633926 gene encoding protein ALWAYS EARLY 3-like isoform X4 → MAPPRKSRSVNKRFTNTNDISPEKDGVGSSKNKHRKKKLSNKLGSQWSKEELEQFYEAYRKYGTDWKKVAAAVRNRSIEMVEALYNMNRAYLSLPEGMASVVGLIAMMTDHYNVLEESDSEKESNDAPGSRKPVKRKREKVQLSVSKDPVQSQSVTSSDGCLSLLKKRRIDGIQPRAVGKRTPRVPVYHSYKKDDRENFVSPNKRSLKSTADANDDEVEHVALTLTRASQRGDSPRSQTPHRRAGQKSSVVQSREKMQQVSQTTRAKYHNVPVDEEFVEGSLESRGAENGEYARDTSSLIDMEGTSTAGVLLKKGKFYRKKEKVENIGNDQLDDGGEACSGTEEGLSFRSLKENKLEGTNERLEQFSPTSQRKKSQKLFFGDEIHALNALQTLADLSLMMPTSKAESESPVQLKGERKTVVKDDKSALPEATSTSHKRNKVRLRGVSVADTSTSKKSKLGKDIANDTNALSESKEQIPFADKTWKRKHKSTLSKVADDGNKTAIKGKHADQVFASPKQLKMVKPSEVVSRGDQKGLAISTAEIPLLNEISSPIKQRSRRKMIFQRPSMPKEKSFENILKSQPNNYSTQKEKLSSCLSSSLVRRWFTFEWFYSALDYPWFAKREFVEYLNHVGLGNIPRLTRVEWSVIKSSLGKPRRFSEHFLHEERQKLEQYRESVRKHYSELRTGVRDGLPTDLARPLYVGQRVIAIHPKTREIHDGSVLTVDHDKCRIQFDRPELGVEFIMDIDCMPLNTLDNMPEALRRQIGARKASFITKEPQINGNSSVGGCEMHSSPVKADANHVTSQTNIDNLCAQAACAQPSQVMQHQAKEADIHALSELKRALDKKETVLIELRNANNGILENQNGIECLKDPEGFKKHYATVLVELKEASGQVSDTMLQLRQRNTYTDNSFPPWMKPKADFEVHDDLPSVLDNSMTQESRSTVIEIVKGSRLRAHAMLDAAFQAWSQATKEGKDAITKIGQALDSIDYQQLSSKYRLPVIRSQDQVNGSFYQHNQSTCKVSEPLLNDASGPKLHKDSDEVDFEIPSELITSCVATLTMIQSCTERQYPPADVARILDSAVTSLQPCDPRNLPIYREIQMCMGRIKTQILALIPT, encoded by the exons ATGGCACCACCAAGGAAATCTAGAAGTGTGAATAAGCGGTTTACAAATACAAATGATATTTCTCCCGAGAAAGATGGAGTTGGATCAAGTAAAAACAAGCACAGG AAGAAGAAATTGTCTAATAAATTAGGATCTCAGTGGAGCAAGGAGGAACTTGAGCAATTCTATGAAGCATACAGAAAGTATGGGACAGATTGGAAGAAG GTGGCTGCTGCTGTACGTAATAGATCCATTGAAATGGTGGAAGCTCTTTACAATATGAATCGG GCATACCTATCTCTACCAGAGGGCATGGCTTCTGTTGTGGGCCTCATTGCAATGATGACAGATCATTATAATGTCCTG GAAGAGAGTGATAGTGAAAAGGAGAGCAATGATGCACCAGGATCTCGAAAACCTGTGAAACGGAAGCGTGAAAAAGTTCAGCTTAGTGTTTCAAAGGATCCTGTCCAGTCTCAGTCTGTAACTTCCAGTGATGGTTGCCTCTCTCTACTGAAGAAAAGGCGCATTGATG GTATCCAGCCTCGTGCAGTTGGGAAGAGGACACCCCGAGTTCCAGTTTACCACTCTTACAAGAAAGATGATAGGGAGAATTTTGTTTCACCTAATAAAAGAAGTTTGAAGTCCACTGCTGATGCTAATGATGACGAAGTTGAACATGTAGCTTTGACATTAACCAGGGCTTCACAAAGAGGAGACTCTCCCCGTTCTCAAACACCACATAGGAGAGCAGGGCAGAAGTCCTCTGTTGTTCAGAGCCGGGAAAAAATG CAGCAAGTATCACAAACGACTCGTGCTAAGTACCACAATGTTCCCGTGGATGAAGAGTTTGTGGAAGGTAGTCTAGAAAGCAGGGGAGCTGAAAATGGAGAATATGCTAGAGATACTAGTTCCTTGATAGATATGGAAGGAACGAGCACCGCTGGAGTTCTTCTGAagaaaggaaaattttatagaaaaaaagagaaagtgGAAAATATTGGAAATGATCAGCTTGATGATGGAGGAGAAGCATGCAGCGGCACTGAAGAAGGACTTAGTTTTAGGTctttgaaagaaaataaattggAGGGTACTAATGAAAGGCTTGAGCAATTCTCTCCAACAAGTCAGCGGAAAAAAAGCCAAAAGCTCTTTTTTGGAG ATGAAATCCACGCCTTGAATGCTTTGCAAACTTTGGCCGATCTATCTCTAATGATGCCGACATCTAAAGCAGAATCTG AATCACCTGTCCAGTTGAAGGGAGAAAGAAAGACTGTTGTTAAAGATGATAAGTCTGCTTTACCTGAAGCAACTTCAACAAGTCATAAGAGAAATAAAGTTAGACTCCGTGGGGTCTCTGTAGCCGACACTTCAACGTCCAAAAAATCTAAACTCGGAAAGGATATAGCAAATGATACCAATGCTCTTTCTGAATCAAAAGAGCAGATTCCGTTTGCTGATAAAACATGGAAAAGAAAGCACAAGTCCACTCTTTCAAAG GTTGCGGATGACGGGAACAAAACGGCGATTAAAGGAAAACACGCTGATCAGGTTTTTGCCTCACCAAAACAATTGAAGATGGTCAAACCATCAGAAGTTGTCTCGCGTGGTGATCAGAAAGGTTTAGCAATATCAACCGCTGAAATTCCACTTTTGAATGAAATTAGTTCACCAATCAAACAAAGAAGTAGACGCAAGATGATTTTTCAGAGACCATCCATGCCAAAAGAGAAGTCTTTTGAGAATATATTGAAAAGCCAACCTAATAATTACTCTACCCAAAAG GAAAAGCTTTCCAGTTGCCTGTCATCTTCTTTGGTTCGCAGATGGTTTACTTTTGAATGGTTTTATAGTGCACTTGATTATCCATGGTTTGCCAAAAGAGAATTTGTGGAGTACTTAAACCATGTGGGGCTGGGGAATATCCCAAGGCTAACTCGTGTTGAGTGGAGTGTCATAAAAAG TTCCCTTGGCAAACCACGCAGGTTTTCTGAACATTTTTTACATGAAGAAAGACAAAAACTTGAACAGTATCGAGAATCAGTGAGGAAACATTATTCTGAGCTGCGGACTGGTGTCAGAGATGGACTTCCGACAGATTTAGCGAGACCATTATATGTTGGACAACGAGTAATTGCCATTCACCCCAAAACAAGAGAGATTCATGATGGTAGTGTGCTTACTGTTGACCATGACAAGTGCAGGATTCAGTTCGACCGTCCTGAGTTAGGAGTTGAATTCATCATG GACATCGATTGCATGCCTTTGAATACATTAGATAATATGCCAGAAGCTTTGAGGAGGCAGATTGGTGCCAGAAAAGCCTCTTTTATAACTAAAGAACCACAGATTAATGGAAATTCAAGTGTTGGGGGATGTGAAATGCATTCCTCACCTGTGAAG GCGGATGCTAACCATGTCACTTCCCAGACCAATATTGATAACCTCTGCGCTCAAGCTGCTTGTGCTCAACCGTCTCAAGTGATGCAACATCAAGCTAAAGAAGCTGATATACATGCACTTTCTGAACTAAAGCGTGCTCTAGATAAAAAG GAGACAGTGCTAATAGAACTTCGAAATGCAAATAATGGCATATTGGAAAACCAAAATGGTATAGAATGTTTAAAAGATCCCGAAGGTTTCAAGAAGCATTATGCCACGGTACTTGTAGAGCTAAAGGAAGCCAGTGGACAG GTTTCTGATACCATGCTTCAATTGAGGCAACGCAACACCTACACGGACAACTCTTTCCCACCATGGATGAAGCCCAAAGCTGATTTTGAAGTTCATGATGATCTTCCTAGTGTGTTGGATAATTCTATGACACAAGAGTCTAGGTCAACTGTCATTGAAATTGTTAAAGGATCTAGGCTACGGGCACATGCAATGCTGGATGCTGCATTTCAG GCATGGTCTCAAGCCACAAAGGAAGGTAAAGATGCTATTACGAAGATTGGACAGGCATTGGATTCTATTGATTATCAACAGTTATCCTCTAAGTACAGGTTGCCTGTGATAAGGTCTCAAGATCAAGTGAATGGCAGTTTTTATCAGCATAATCAATCAACTTGCAAAGTATCTGAACCTTTACTTAATGATGCATCTGGTCCCAAACTGCataaagattctgacgaagttgattttgaaatacCGTCAGAGCTCATCACTTCATGTGTTGCTACATTAACCATGATACAG AGTTGTACAGAACGGCAATACCCTCCAGCAGATGTGGCTCGAATATTAGATTCTGCTGTTACCAGCTTGCAACCATGCGATCCTCGAAACCTTCCTATTTACAGAGAAATTCAAATGTGCATGGGAAGAATTAAGACCCAGATTTTAGCTCTCATCCCTACTTAG